From a single Rutidosis leptorrhynchoides isolate AG116_Rl617_1_P2 chromosome 5, CSIRO_AGI_Rlap_v1, whole genome shotgun sequence genomic region:
- the LOC139849567 gene encoding uncharacterized protein, whose amino-acid sequence MHVKSDSDLTSVDALTPPRSPRPPLYYVQSSSVNDPNDKMSYGFSPFGSPGHPAHYHCSPVHHSRESSTSRAFSAASAIKKSMTKPNRHVSSWKRIEYADVDDDVDVDGFDHDRVPFRFYALWFVVSFVLLFTIFSFILWASSVPYKPKIFVKSMVFDNFNVQSGMDATGVPTDMLTLNATIKIFYRNPATFFGVHVTDTPIEIHYFQLKLASGIVQNDLV is encoded by the exons ATGCATGTGAAATCCGACTCCGATTTAACCAGCGTCGACGCTCTAACTCCACCCCGATCACCTCGCCCTCCACTTTACTACGTTCAGAGTTCATCTGTTAACGATCCTAACGACAAAATGTCATACGGGTTTAGCCCATTCGGGTCCCCGGGTCACCCGGCTCATTACCATTGTTCTCCTGTTCATCATTCTCGTGAATCTTCTACTTCTAGAGCCTTCTCTGCTGCGTCAGCTATTAAGAAGTCGATGACTAAACCTAACAGACATGTTTCTTCTTGGAAGAGAATTGAGTATGCTGACGTGGACGATGACGTGGATGTTGATGGTTTTGATCATGATAGGGTTCCGTTTAGGTTTTATGCTTTGTGGTTTGTGGTTTCTTTTGTTCTCTTGTTTACCATTTTTTCCTTCATCTTGTGGGCTTCTAGTGTTCCCTACAAACCCAAAATTTTTGTTAAG AGTATGGTGTTTGACAACTTTAATGTACAATCTGGGATGGATGCAACAGGAGTACCAACGGATATGCTAACTTTGAATGCAACGATTAAGATATTTTATCGAAATCCGGCAACATTTTTCGGTGTTCATGTCACAGATACGCCTATCGAAATTCATTATTTCCAACTCAAGCTTGCTTCTGGCATT GTTCAGAATGATCTAGTATAA